From the Leptotrichia sp. oral taxon 221 genome, one window contains:
- a CDS encoding integrase core domain-containing protein, with amino-acid sequence MNSENGKKTLFELKLEELGIEYMRTRPYSLWQNGKVERSHRLDSNYYLGKRFRSLEELRRLVKRYCSRYNNISRKVLNFKNPNEMLKEYRTNN; translated from the coding sequence ATGAATTCGGAAAATGGCAAAAAGACACTATTTGAGTTAAAGCTGGAAGAACTAGGGATAGAATACATGAGAACAAGACCGTATTCGCTGTGGCAGAACGGAAAAGTGGAAAGGAGCCACAGGCTAGATAGCAATTATTATTTAGGAAAAAGATTTAGAAGTCTGGAAGAATTAAGAAGGTTAGTAAAAAGATATTGCAGTAGATACAATAATATATCAAGAAAAGTATTAAATTTTAAAAATCCAAATGAAATGCTGAAAGAATACAGGACAAACAATTAG
- the ppc gene encoding phosphoenolpyruvate carboxylase, translating to MSYQNLPVTPLLSVNRDERQETLLEHNRLLGGLLGETIFSYAGLHIYQVTEALKNASVEFYKNQTQESRKNLSKLCSDLSDSEILRVIRSFSHFSLLANIAEDVYQTQEQRAIKFSNKLQLGTLEKSLNNLKAKGINREKMAKAMENVSIVPVLTAHPTQVQRKSILDLNKKITDLLDQHDNVRNFQIDEVEWIEDLNRKIQILWQTSMLRTSKLRVTDEINNALSYYDITFFNEIPKLTNKFHELSKKLGTDPEKSETLTPLTMGMWIGGDRDGNPYVTVETLEKSAQAQALKLFQHYLAEIQLLYRDLSMSITMTNVSEEVKELAEASGEVSPHRTNEPYRRALTTIKDRLLATAYNLCENTEFLPPKRENASNNPYKYSEEFTKDLQIIADSLAKNNSSLLVKGKLLNLITATKIFGFHLATIDLRQDSSIHEVCVAELLKSANIIDNYLELSEGERCEVLIRELEQDPRPLSDENIPKSELLASELAIYKKAKSLKDRFGSKIIEKNLISHAMNVSDMLEIAILLKEANLARGTAGNEFCDLQIVPLFETVEDLEAAPEVLKKWFSLPLIRKWMTKSGRKQEVMLGYSDSNKDGGYLSSSWSLYKAQKELTAVGKEFDVQISFFHGRGGTVGRGGGPSYEAILAQPEGSADGTIRLTEQGEVIGAKYGNPDLGFKNLEALVSAALESSALTTADASWEPYEKIVAEISDLSYDSYRDLVYNTDGFSEFFFEVTPINFIAGLNIGSRPSSRKKTQTLESLRAIPWVFSWSQARIMLPGWYGVGTAFTKWINNDENRLETLKKMYNEWPFFKSTISNVDMVLSKSDLGIFSEYVKLASNQEVAQHIFKEIVKEWELTIDVLKKITGNDVLLADNPELASSLSNRLAYFDSMNYLQIELIKRARGGDTSEDLKKAIHISINGLATGLRNSG from the coding sequence ATGAGTTACCAAAATTTACCTGTAACACCCTTACTCTCGGTTAATCGAGATGAAAGGCAAGAAACTTTATTAGAACACAACAGATTACTAGGTGGTCTTTTAGGTGAAACTATTTTTTCATATGCAGGACTGCATATTTATCAAGTTACAGAAGCGTTAAAAAATGCTTCAGTCGAATTTTATAAAAATCAAACTCAAGAAAGCCGTAAAAATCTTTCTAAATTGTGTTCTGATCTTTCTGATTCTGAAATTTTACGTGTAATCAGAAGCTTTTCACATTTTTCATTATTAGCAAATATTGCCGAAGATGTTTACCAAACTCAAGAACAACGTGCAATAAAATTTTCCAATAAATTGCAATTAGGAACTTTAGAAAAATCTCTAAATAATTTAAAAGCAAAAGGAATTAATAGAGAAAAAATGGCTAAAGCAATGGAAAATGTTTCGATTGTACCAGTGCTAACTGCACATCCAACACAAGTACAAAGAAAAAGTATTCTTGATTTGAATAAAAAAATTACTGATTTGTTAGACCAACACGATAATGTTAGAAATTTTCAAATTGATGAAGTTGAATGGATTGAAGATTTAAACAGAAAAATCCAAATACTTTGGCAAACTTCTATGTTAAGAACTTCAAAATTAAGAGTTACTGACGAAATAAATAATGCTTTAAGCTATTATGATATCACTTTTTTCAATGAAATTCCTAAATTAACAAACAAATTTCACGAATTATCAAAAAAATTAGGAACTGATCCTGAAAAATCTGAAACATTAACACCATTAACAATGGGAATGTGGATTGGTGGAGATAGAGATGGAAACCCTTACGTTACTGTAGAAACATTGGAAAAATCAGCTCAAGCTCAAGCATTAAAATTATTCCAACATTACTTAGCTGAAATCCAACTTCTTTATCGTGATTTATCAATGTCTATCACAATGACAAATGTTTCTGAAGAAGTAAAAGAATTAGCTGAAGCTTCAGGAGAAGTATCTCCTCACCGTACAAACGAACCTTACCGTCGTGCCTTAACAACAATCAAAGACAGACTTTTAGCAACAGCTTACAATTTGTGTGAAAATACAGAATTTTTACCACCAAAAAGAGAAAATGCTTCAAATAATCCATATAAATATTCAGAAGAATTCACAAAAGATTTACAAATCATAGCGGATTCTTTGGCAAAAAATAATAGCAGCCTTTTAGTTAAAGGAAAATTACTTAACTTAATAACTGCTACAAAAATATTTGGATTCCATTTAGCAACTATCGATTTAAGACAAGATTCAAGCATACATGAAGTTTGTGTTGCTGAATTACTAAAAAGTGCCAATATTATTGATAATTATTTAGAATTATCTGAAGGAGAACGTTGCGAAGTATTAATTAGAGAATTAGAACAAGATCCTCGTCCATTAAGCGACGAAAATATTCCAAAAAGCGAATTATTAGCATCTGAACTTGCTATTTACAAAAAAGCTAAATCATTGAAAGACAGATTTGGTAGTAAAATTATTGAAAAGAATTTGATTTCTCACGCAATGAATGTTTCTGACATGCTTGAAATCGCAATTTTGTTGAAAGAAGCAAACTTAGCTAGAGGAACTGCTGGAAATGAATTTTGTGATTTACAAATTGTTCCATTATTTGAAACAGTTGAAGATTTAGAAGCTGCTCCTGAAGTTTTAAAAAAATGGTTCTCATTACCATTAATTAGAAAATGGATGACAAAAAGTGGTAGAAAACAAGAAGTTATGCTTGGTTACTCAGACAGTAACAAAGATGGTGGATATCTAAGTTCAAGTTGGTCATTATACAAAGCTCAAAAAGAATTAACAGCTGTCGGAAAAGAATTTGATGTTCAAATTTCATTCTTCCATGGTAGAGGAGGAACTGTTGGTCGTGGTGGAGGACCTAGCTATGAAGCCATTTTAGCGCAACCAGAAGGAAGTGCTGACGGAACTATCCGTTTAACAGAACAAGGAGAAGTAATCGGTGCCAAATACGGAAATCCTGATTTAGGATTCAAAAACTTAGAAGCTCTAGTTTCAGCCGCTTTAGAATCAAGTGCTTTAACTACTGCTGATGCAAGTTGGGAACCTTACGAAAAGATCGTTGCTGAAATATCTGATTTAAGTTACGATTCTTATCGTGATTTAGTTTATAACACAGATGGCTTCTCAGAATTCTTCTTTGAAGTTACACCAATAAACTTCATTGCAGGATTAAACATTGGTTCTAGACCTTCTTCTCGTAAGAAAACACAAACATTAGAAAGTTTAAGAGCAATCCCTTGGGTATTCTCATGGTCACAAGCTCGTATCATGTTACCAGGTTGGTACGGTGTTGGAACTGCATTCACAAAATGGATAAACAACGACGAAAACAGACTTGAAACATTGAAAAAAATGTACAACGAATGGCCATTCTTTAAATCAACAATTTCAAATGTTGATATGGTGCTTTCAAAATCAGATTTAGGAATTTTCTCTGAATATGTAAAATTAGCTTCAAACCAAGAAGTAGCACAACATATTTTCAAAGAAATCGTAAAAGAATGGGAATTAACAATCGACGTCTTGAAAAAGATCACAGGAAACGACGTTCTTTTAGCTGACAACCCTGAATTGGCAAGCAGCCTTTCAAACCGTTTAGCTTACTTCGATTCAATGAATTACTTACAAATCGAATTAATCAAAAGAGCGAGAGGTGGAGATACATCAGAAGATCTAAAAAAAGCAATCCACATTTCAATAAACGGACTGGCAACAGGTCTTCGTAATAGTGGATAA
- a CDS encoding twin-arginine translocase TatA/TatE family subunit gives MGIFRDIGAPGVIILILGALLIFGPKRLPELGEAIGKMIREFKKSVSDIENKIDKKDEKNENDKEEKNN, from the coding sequence ATGGGAATTTTTAGAGATATTGGAGCACCTGGTGTTATTATTTTAATTCTCGGTGCATTATTAATTTTTGGACCTAAAAGACTTCCTGAATTAGGGGAAGCCATTGGTAAAATGATACGTGAATTTAAAAAATCTGTATCTGATATAGAAAACAAAATTGATAAAAAAGATGAAAAAAACGAAAATGATAAAGAAGAGAAAAATAACTAA
- a CDS encoding transposase, whose amino-acid sequence MSLCSKRTTSSIDIVDRNCSISNEVKDEIRRKLSEMKSFTQIGREENTSISTVMRIFHDIEVPHKELDYETVYLDEFKGNADKEKYQLAIYDTNHILIDILKDRKSSTIREFLLCHKDSIKKVGMDMFMQFGNTVYSCLPHVDIVADKYHVIRQANWMIGDVRIRLFNSDAKYREYKKY is encoded by the coding sequence ATGTCCTTATGCAGTAAAAGAACGACTTCCTCAATAGATATTGTGGACAGGAACTGCAGCATCTCAAACGAAGTCAAGGATGAGATAAGAAGAAAACTTTCTGAGATGAAGTCATTCACTCAGATAGGAAGGGAAGAAAATACGAGCATATCAACTGTCATGAGGATATTTCATGACATTGAAGTTCCTCATAAGGAGCTGGACTATGAAACTGTATACCTTGATGAATTTAAGGGGAATGCAGATAAAGAAAAGTACCAGCTGGCAATATATGATACAAACCATATCCTTATAGATATTTTAAAGGACAGGAAATCATCAACCATAAGGGAATTCCTTCTCTGTCATAAGGACAGTATAAAAAAGGTTGGAATGGACATGTTTATGCAGTTCGGGAATACAGTGTACTCCTGTCTTCCACATGTTGATATTGTGGCAGACAAATATCATGTCATAAGGCAGGCAAACTGGATGATAGGGGATGTGAGGATAAGATTATTCAATTCAGATGCAAAGTACAGGGAATACAAAAAATACTGA
- the tatC gene encoding twin-arginine translocase subunit TatC: MQNINDQTLVEHLTEFRKRFIFTIIFFILTFIISLTFCSDIYKMLTSSFNQKLVVLGPDDILGIYLTIAGICAFSVTLPFASYQIWAFVRPALEDKEAKIILSYVPATFVLFITGLAFGFFFITPVLLNVLLSLGENLFNVQLTANNYLTFVLHTSLPLGVIFELPVIAAFLTSLHIITPKFLIKNRRYGYFLLLVLAVVLTPADFISDLTMTAPLILLYEVSVLISKYIYNKRR, from the coding sequence ATGCAAAATATTAATGATCAAACTCTAGTAGAACATCTAACTGAATTTAGAAAAAGATTTATATTTACAATAATATTTTTTATTCTAACTTTCATAATAAGTCTTACCTTCTGTTCAGATATATACAAAATGTTAACTTCCTCCTTTAATCAAAAATTAGTTGTTTTAGGGCCTGATGATATTTTAGGAATTTATCTAACTATTGCAGGAATCTGTGCCTTTAGTGTGACTTTACCCTTTGCAAGCTATCAAATATGGGCATTTGTTCGTCCAGCACTTGAAGACAAAGAAGCCAAAATAATACTTTCCTATGTACCAGCAACCTTTGTACTGTTTATCACAGGACTTGCATTTGGATTTTTCTTCATAACACCTGTACTTTTAAATGTTCTACTTTCTCTTGGAGAAAATCTATTTAACGTACAATTAACTGCAAATAACTACCTTACATTTGTATTACATACTTCACTCCCTTTAGGAGTAATATTTGAACTTCCCGTTATTGCGGCATTCTTAACATCACTACACATTATAACGCCAAAATTTCTTATAAAAAACAGACGATACGGATATTTTCTACTACTCGTTTTAGCAGTTGTCCTAACTCCAGCTGATTTTATAAGTGATTTGACAATGACGGCACCGTTGATTCTATTATATGAAGTAAGTGTTCTTATTAGTAAATATATTTATAATAAAAGGAGATAA
- a CDS encoding transposase produces the protein MRKKGIIKLGETLSNWEKEINNIQKYNINNGFVEGKNNKIKVIKRQSYGIKKFDNLKKLIRYRTFSTPLLTKSCNKEIKKVSFTKKLT, from the coding sequence ATCAGGAAAAAAGGAATTATTAAGTTAGGGGAAACATTATCAAACTGGGAAAAAGAAATAAATAATATACAAAAATATAATATAAATAATGGATTTGTTGAAGGTAAAAATAACAAGATAAAAGTAATAAAAAGGCAATCTTATGGGATAAAAAAATTCGACAACCTTAAAAAGCTTATTCGTTACCGAACTTTTTCCACCCCACTCTTGACAAAGAGCTGTAATAAAGAAATAAAAAAAGTAAGTTTTACAAAAAAACTTACTTAA
- the rpmB gene encoding 50S ribosomal protein L28: MQRCEIFGTKVSHGNNVSHSKRATKRIWRPNLQAMKLNINGEEVKVRVSTKAMKTLKGKNDDQIKKILLANKENLSPRVAKALFSVK, translated from the coding sequence ATGCAAAGATGTGAAATTTTTGGAACTAAAGTGAGTCACGGAAATAATGTAAGTCACTCTAAAAGAGCTACTAAAAGAATCTGGAGACCTAATCTTCAAGCTATGAAATTAAATATCAATGGTGAAGAAGTTAAAGTAAGAGTTTCTACAAAAGCAATGAAAACTTTAAAAGGTAAAAATGACGATCAAATTAAAAAAATATTATTAGCTAACAAAGAAAATTTAAGCCCAAGAGTAGCTAAAGCATTATTTTCAGTTAAGTAA
- a CDS encoding transposase family protein, with protein MNIHDYRTVTIRSLSYGNRKVILHIEKQRYVCPYAVKERLPQ; from the coding sequence ATGAATATACATGACTACAGGACTGTTACAATAAGAAGCCTTAGCTACGGAAACAGGAAAGTTATCCTCCATATAGAAAAACAGAGGTATGTATGTCCTTATGCAGTAAAAGAACGACTTCCTCAATAG
- a CDS encoding cyclase family protein yields MSNLWKTLETLKNHQWIELSHELSNESPYWQGMPKGVLELNKTVIDFSEMNLRIQTFKFPGQFGTHIDYPGHFIQNARLAKDFNISDTILPLVVIDLSEKVKENNDYEISIEDILEFEEKYGKIPENSFVAFRSDWSKRWPNLKALENADENGNAHTPGWPIPTLEFLFDNRNIAGVGHETFDTDAAVTCAKNGDLAGERYILGRDKFQVEVLNNLDKLPPIGAIIFIAAPRISDANGLPVRVWAIV; encoded by the coding sequence ATGTCAAATTTATGGAAAACACTAGAAACATTAAAAAATCATCAATGGATTGAATTATCACATGAATTATCAAATGAAAGCCCTTATTGGCAAGGGATGCCTAAAGGTGTTTTAGAACTTAATAAAACTGTTATAGATTTCTCAGAAATGAATTTAAGAATACAAACTTTCAAATTCCCAGGACAATTTGGTACTCACATCGATTATCCAGGACATTTTATACAAAATGCTCGTTTAGCAAAAGATTTTAATATTTCTGATACTATCTTACCTCTTGTCGTTATTGATCTTAGTGAAAAAGTAAAAGAAAATAATGATTACGAAATTAGTATCGAAGATATTTTAGAATTTGAAGAAAAATATGGAAAAATCCCAGAAAATTCTTTTGTTGCATTTAGAAGTGATTGGAGTAAAAGATGGCCTAATTTAAAAGCATTAGAAAATGCTGATGAAAATGGAAATGCACATACACCTGGATGGCCAATTCCTACCCTAGAATTTTTATTCGATAACCGAAATATTGCTGGAGTTGGACACGAAACATTTGATACAGATGCTGCCGTTACATGCGCTAAAAACGGAGACTTAGCAGGAGAAAGATACATTCTAGGAAGAGATAAATTCCAAGTTGAAGTATTAAATAATTTAGATAAATTACCACCAATAGGAGCAATTATATTCATAGCTGCACCTAGAATTAGCGATGCAAACGGATTACCAGTAAGAGTTTGGGCAATTGTCTAA
- the efeB gene encoding iron uptake transporter deferrochelatase/peroxidase subunit, protein MSNENDKKWFEKKISRRDFLKKAGIAGAGVAIGASGASGILAKMINGTSGQLIGNEEISFYGEHQSGIATPVQKNVYFAVLDLRSIELEEIKQMFKDWTDYTEKLMSGELVAPELKNHLLPPADTGETVGLNPYRLTVTFGISPTFLDKLKLDSKKLPEFKDLPHFPRDQIKDKYKGGDICIQACADDAQVAFHAVRNLVRKGRSLIDLKWTQSGFLPIGNGKETPRNLFGFKDGTENPKNKNDFKNVVWYDKNNWLKNGTYLIVRRIQMHLETWDRTNLQEQENTFGRYKESGAPFGEKDEFATIDIEKKGSDGKPIIPIDSHVYLAKKAGTKICRRAFSYSNGIDEISGQFDAGLLFLCFQKDPEQFIKIQNSLGNEDKLNEYITHVGTGIFACFGGVKKGEYIGQKLFE, encoded by the coding sequence ATGAGTAACGAAAATGATAAAAAATGGTTTGAAAAAAAAATATCTCGTCGAGATTTTCTAAAAAAAGCTGGTATAGCTGGAGCAGGAGTTGCTATCGGAGCTAGTGGTGCTAGTGGAATTTTAGCAAAAATGATAAATGGTACATCTGGACAACTTATTGGAAATGAAGAAATTTCATTTTATGGGGAACACCAATCTGGAATTGCAACTCCAGTTCAAAAAAACGTTTATTTTGCAGTACTTGATTTACGTTCTATTGAATTAGAAGAAATCAAGCAAATGTTTAAGGACTGGACTGATTACACAGAAAAACTTATGAGTGGAGAACTAGTTGCACCTGAACTTAAAAATCATCTGCTTCCACCTGCAGACACGGGAGAAACCGTTGGATTAAATCCTTATAGATTAACAGTAACTTTTGGAATAAGTCCTACTTTTCTTGATAAATTAAAACTAGACAGTAAGAAATTACCTGAATTTAAAGATTTACCACATTTTCCAAGAGATCAAATAAAAGATAAATATAAAGGTGGGGACATTTGTATTCAAGCGTGTGCAGATGATGCTCAAGTAGCTTTTCATGCTGTAAGAAACCTTGTACGTAAAGGACGTTCATTAATTGATTTAAAATGGACACAATCTGGATTTCTTCCAATTGGAAACGGAAAAGAAACTCCAAGAAATTTATTTGGCTTTAAAGATGGTACAGAAAATCCCAAAAATAAAAATGATTTCAAAAATGTCGTTTGGTATGATAAAAATAATTGGTTGAAAAATGGTACATACCTTATCGTTAGACGTATTCAGATGCACTTGGAAACTTGGGATCGTACAAACTTGCAAGAGCAGGAAAATACTTTTGGGAGATATAAAGAAAGTGGAGCTCCATTTGGAGAAAAAGACGAATTTGCTACAATTGATATAGAGAAAAAAGGTTCAGACGGAAAACCTATAATTCCTATTGATTCTCACGTATATCTTGCAAAAAAAGCTGGTACTAAAATATGTCGTCGTGCTTTCTCATATTCAAATGGAATTGATGAAATAAGTGGTCAATTTGATGCTGGACTTTTATTCTTATGTTTCCAAAAAGATCCTGAACAATTTATTAAAATCCAAAATAGTCTTGGAAATGAAGATAAATTAAACGAATACATTACTCACGTTGGAACAGGAATTTTTGCGTGCTTTGGAGGAGTAAAGAAAGGAGAATACATTGGTCAAAAATTATTTGAATAA
- the efeO gene encoding iron uptake system protein EfeO, translating into MKKIGTLLLLGALLAVSCGKNGETKDNGKADSSVSQQSQKNGKVDLSKETTEYKKFVEDQIDMLLKDTKNFAQLLKEGKLEEAKKVYPLIRMAYERSEPIAESFGESDVNIDFRLVDFKEEKKTEEGWRGFHRIERILWEQNTTKGTEKYADQLVKDIKELKAKIATVEVTPDLMVTGAIDLLNEVSTSKITGEEEVYSHTDLYDFRANIEGAQKIFELFRPKLEKKDAKLVTTLDSEFKAVNDLLNKYMTDDKHYKLYTELTKEDTKALAEAVTKLGEPLSQMGIIMDVSEK; encoded by the coding sequence ATGAAAAAAATAGGAACTTTATTATTATTAGGAGCATTACTTGCAGTAAGCTGTGGTAAAAATGGGGAAACAAAAGATAACGGAAAAGCAGATTCATCTGTTTCGCAACAATCACAAAAAAATGGAAAAGTAGATCTAAGTAAAGAAACTACTGAGTATAAAAAATTTGTAGAAGATCAAATAGATATGCTTTTAAAGGATACCAAAAATTTTGCACAACTTTTGAAAGAAGGAAAATTGGAAGAAGCTAAAAAAGTATATCCGTTAATTCGTATGGCTTATGAAAGATCAGAACCTATTGCTGAAAGTTTCGGAGAATCAGATGTTAACATAGATTTCCGTTTAGTTGATTTTAAAGAAGAAAAGAAAACTGAAGAGGGATGGAGAGGTTTTCATAGAATTGAAAGAATATTATGGGAGCAAAATACAACAAAAGGGACAGAAAAATATGCTGATCAGTTAGTAAAAGATATTAAGGAATTAAAAGCAAAAATTGCTACTGTAGAAGTTACTCCAGATTTAATGGTTACAGGTGCTATTGATTTACTTAACGAAGTATCAACTTCAAAAATAACAGGGGAAGAAGAAGTTTATTCTCACACCGATTTATATGATTTCAGAGCTAATATTGAAGGAGCACAAAAAATATTTGAATTATTTAGACCTAAACTTGAAAAAAAAGATGCTAAACTTGTAACAACTTTAGATTCAGAATTTAAAGCTGTAAATGATCTATTAAATAAATACATGACTGATGACAAACATTACAAATTATACACAGAACTTACAAAAGAAGATACAAAAGCTCTTGCTGAAGCTGTAACTAAATTAGGTGAACCTTTATCACAAATGGGTATCATTATGGATGTAAGTGAAAAATAA
- a CDS encoding FTR1 family protein: MVKNYLNKISLMIILCLILSFTTIIAKESYSEIYIKITDATTALKNNNQNEAKKIFSEVKNEFEKVKNSNSPQGKKVKELLEKNKVTLSENDLKEVTSALLAFEKEQNPVNEEEEKKNFKSKMYPALEVLEKSIKTKNVELMKKEYLKYNSVWTRNESFIRNKDIAYYGKVETAMSFLRSAMEVEPFDYENTINSFNELKSSIQDYLDGKKIENNVSKTVTLKDAVNMLKDALKSFKNGDKATGQSKVKQFIQVWPTVEGDVSTRNSALYTKVETQTPIIMVKGTEKQYQDQLQNLITELSQIDTKAHYTFLDAMFILLREGVEALLIVLALVSSLKAANQKKGLRWVYAGATAGILASIIIAFVLQALFPTVSSGTNREILEGFVGIFAVLMMIGIGFWLHSKSSLKSWKNYIDKKMNIVLSTGSFVSMFILSFLAVFREGAETILFYVGILPLISLQNLIIGILSAIIILVIIAFVLIYASSKIKIHQVFFVLTWTIYFLAFKMLGTSIHMLQVVGILPLHVIHFVPTIEMLGIYANVEVFVSQLILIVVIVIATLKKNIKK; the protein is encoded by the coding sequence TTGGTCAAAAATTATTTGAATAAAATATCATTAATGATTATTCTATGCCTTATTCTTTCATTTACAACAATTATTGCGAAAGAAAGTTATAGTGAAATTTATATAAAAATAACTGATGCTACAACTGCATTAAAAAATAATAATCAAAATGAAGCTAAAAAAATTTTTTCTGAAGTAAAGAACGAATTTGAAAAAGTAAAAAATTCTAACTCGCCACAAGGAAAGAAAGTAAAAGAACTTTTAGAAAAAAATAAGGTTACACTTTCAGAAAATGATCTAAAAGAAGTAACTTCTGCTCTTCTTGCATTTGAAAAAGAGCAAAATCCAGTCAATGAAGAAGAGGAAAAGAAAAACTTTAAATCTAAAATGTATCCAGCACTTGAAGTACTTGAAAAATCTATCAAAACAAAAAATGTAGAACTTATGAAAAAAGAATACTTAAAATATAATAGTGTATGGACTAGAAATGAAAGTTTTATTAGAAATAAAGATATTGCTTACTATGGAAAAGTGGAAACTGCAATGTCATTTCTTAGAAGTGCTATGGAAGTAGAACCTTTCGACTATGAAAATACAATAAATTCTTTTAATGAGTTAAAATCAAGTATTCAAGATTATTTGGATGGGAAAAAAATAGAAAATAATGTTTCTAAAACTGTTACACTTAAAGATGCCGTGAATATGTTAAAAGATGCTCTTAAATCTTTTAAAAACGGTGATAAAGCTACAGGACAATCTAAAGTTAAACAATTTATACAAGTTTGGCCAACAGTTGAAGGAGATGTAAGCACTCGTAATTCAGCACTTTATACAAAAGTAGAAACACAAACACCAATTATTATGGTAAAAGGAACTGAAAAACAGTATCAAGATCAACTTCAAAATCTTATAACTGAACTGTCACAAATTGACACAAAAGCTCATTATACCTTTTTAGATGCAATGTTTATTCTTCTGCGTGAAGGTGTGGAAGCATTACTTATAGTATTAGCACTTGTAAGTAGCCTAAAAGCTGCAAATCAGAAAAAAGGTCTTAGATGGGTCTACGCTGGAGCAACTGCTGGTATACTAGCAAGCATTATTATAGCATTTGTACTTCAAGCATTATTCCCAACTGTATCTTCTGGAACAAACCGTGAAATTTTAGAAGGTTTCGTAGGAATTTTTGCCGTATTGATGATGATAGGAATTGGCTTTTGGCTACACAGTAAATCTTCTTTAAAATCATGGAAGAATTATATTGACAAAAAAATGAATATCGTTTTAAGTACTGGAAGTTTTGTATCAATGTTTATTTTGAGTTTTTTAGCAGTCTTTAGAGAAGGAGCTGAAACAATTCTATTTTATGTGGGAATTTTACCATTGATTTCATTACAAAATTTGATAATTGGTATTCTTAGCGCTATTATTATACTAGTTATAATTGCATTTGTACTTATATATGCTTCATCTAAAATAAAAATACACCAAGTATTTTTCGTACTTACATGGACAATTTATTTCCTTGCATTCAAGATGCTTGGTACAAGTATTCACATGTTACAAGTTGTAGGAATTTTACCATTACATGTAATACATTTTGTTCCAACTATAGAAATGCTAGGAATATACGCAAATGTTGAAGTCTTTGTCAGTCAATTAATATTAATTGTTGTAATAGTTATAGCTACATTGAAAAAAAATATCAAAAAATAA